The Ooceraea biroi isolate clonal line C1 chromosome 11, Obir_v5.4, whole genome shotgun sequence genome includes a region encoding these proteins:
- the LOC105275229 gene encoding WD repeat-containing protein 74 isoform X1: MSYKDNFNVFVGGKSGVFKGIKIEKKANVIKNIQDLVSIRENDQITTISWSNEDEKDVLIACGVKEDKRIKVYDSESSEFTCSFPCNTGKGSINGLSRYNESILTAVKSGEVSSWPFNGKEEILVNAGENLDKMCHSRVQKNIIATGGLENRLKLFDLEKRTLIFSEKNLSHDWLELRIPIWISDLNFLPATQQIVTAGRYGHIRLYDPRAQRRPVINTTIQDEALTCLCITPAERHIIVGSGKGRMNLVDLRKSGTILNTYKGFAGGVTGVACSMSNPYVASVSLDRYLRIHHVDTKEVLKKIYLTSKLTCLVVRSDFSIESIIDDKQKVVELHCDNIDKRSCGNEVASEEEYDELFNKMEAVDSERVEFNKRRKRIKLTQEERSSIERDRSQDSTKTRNRKNRKEIKQERLNKERRLKRS; this comes from the exons ATGAGCTATAAAGACAATTTTAACGTTTTCGTCGGTGGAAAGTCGGGTGTTTTTAAAG gaattaaaattgagaagaaggcgaatgtaataaaaaatatacaggaCTTGGTCTCGATAAGAGAAAACGATCAGATCACCACCATTTCGTGGAGTAACGAAGATGAAAAAGATGTTCTAATCGCATGTGGTGTGAAAGAGGATAAGAG AATAAAGGTTTATGACTCTGAGAGCTCTGAATTTACATGCTCATTTCCTTGTAACACGGGCAAAGGAAGCATAAATGGGCTATCACGATACAATGA ATCGATCCTAACAGCTGTTAAATCTGGTGAGGTAAGCTCGTGGCCGTTTAATGGGAAGGAAGAGATATTGGTAAATGCTGGAGAGAATCTAGATAAAATGTGTCACTCGCGTGTGCAGAAGAATATAATAGCAACTGGGGGATTGGAAAATAGGCTGAAATTGTTTGACCTGGAGAAACGAACGTTAATATTTAGCGAAAAAAATCTTTCTCACGATTGGTTGGAGTTAAGAATACCTATCTGGATATCAGACTTGAACTTCCTACCGGCAACTCAACAAATAGTCACAGCCGGTAGATATGGACAt atACGCTTGTATGATCCGCGTGCACAAAGACGTCCTGTGATAAATACAACGATTCAAGACGAAGCTTTAACTTGCCTGTGCATTACACCCGCAGAAAG GCATATCATAGTAGGTTCAGGCAAAGGACGGATGAATCTCGTTGATCTGAGAAAATCGGGCACTATACTAAACACATATAAGGGATTTGCTGGTGGTGTAACCGGAGTGGCTTGTAGCATGAGTAATCCATACGTTGCGAGCGTTAGTCTCGACAGGTATCTACGAATACATCACGTCGACACGAAAGAAGTCTTGAAAAAG ATTTATTTAACGTCCAAGTTGACGTGTTTGGTAGTGAGATCAGATTTCTCCATAGAAAGTATAATTGATGATAAACAGAAAGTAGTAGAGCTGCATTGCGATAATATCGACAAGCGATCTTGCGGAAATGAGGTGGCCAGCGAAGAAGAATACGACGAACTGTTCAACAAAATGGAAGCGGTAGATAGTGAGCGCGTAGAATTCAATAAAAGACGGAAACGCATTAAACTGACGCAAGAGGAGCGGTCATCGATCGAGCGTGAT AGGTCCCAAGATTCGACAAAAACAAGGAACAGGAAGAACAGAAAAGAGATTAAGCAAG aaagactTAATAAGGAACGAAG ACTGAAGAGAAGCTAA
- the LOC105275229 gene encoding WD repeat-containing protein 74 isoform X2, giving the protein MSYKDNFNVFVGGKSGVFKGIKIEKKANVIKNIQDLVSIRENDQITTISWSNEDEKDVLIACGVKEDKRIKVYDSESSEFTCSFPCNTGKGSINGLSRYNESILTAVKSGEVSSWPFNGKEEILVNAGENLDKMCHSRVQKNIIATGGLENRLKLFDLEKRTLIFSEKNLSHDWLELRIPIWISDLNFLPATQQIVTAGRYGHIRLYDPRAQRRPVINTTIQDEALTCLCITPAERHIIVGSGKGRMNLVDLRKSGTILNTYKGFAGGVTGVACSMSNPYVASVSLDRYLRIHHVDTKEVLKKIYLTSKLTCLVVRSDFSIESIIDDKQKVVELHCDNIDKRSCGNEVASEEEYDELFNKMEAVDSERVEFNKRRKRIKLTQEERSSIERDRSQDSTKTRNRKNRKEIKQD; this is encoded by the exons ATGAGCTATAAAGACAATTTTAACGTTTTCGTCGGTGGAAAGTCGGGTGTTTTTAAAG gaattaaaattgagaagaaggcgaatgtaataaaaaatatacaggaCTTGGTCTCGATAAGAGAAAACGATCAGATCACCACCATTTCGTGGAGTAACGAAGATGAAAAAGATGTTCTAATCGCATGTGGTGTGAAAGAGGATAAGAG AATAAAGGTTTATGACTCTGAGAGCTCTGAATTTACATGCTCATTTCCTTGTAACACGGGCAAAGGAAGCATAAATGGGCTATCACGATACAATGA ATCGATCCTAACAGCTGTTAAATCTGGTGAGGTAAGCTCGTGGCCGTTTAATGGGAAGGAAGAGATATTGGTAAATGCTGGAGAGAATCTAGATAAAATGTGTCACTCGCGTGTGCAGAAGAATATAATAGCAACTGGGGGATTGGAAAATAGGCTGAAATTGTTTGACCTGGAGAAACGAACGTTAATATTTAGCGAAAAAAATCTTTCTCACGATTGGTTGGAGTTAAGAATACCTATCTGGATATCAGACTTGAACTTCCTACCGGCAACTCAACAAATAGTCACAGCCGGTAGATATGGACAt atACGCTTGTATGATCCGCGTGCACAAAGACGTCCTGTGATAAATACAACGATTCAAGACGAAGCTTTAACTTGCCTGTGCATTACACCCGCAGAAAG GCATATCATAGTAGGTTCAGGCAAAGGACGGATGAATCTCGTTGATCTGAGAAAATCGGGCACTATACTAAACACATATAAGGGATTTGCTGGTGGTGTAACCGGAGTGGCTTGTAGCATGAGTAATCCATACGTTGCGAGCGTTAGTCTCGACAGGTATCTACGAATACATCACGTCGACACGAAAGAAGTCTTGAAAAAG ATTTATTTAACGTCCAAGTTGACGTGTTTGGTAGTGAGATCAGATTTCTCCATAGAAAGTATAATTGATGATAAACAGAAAGTAGTAGAGCTGCATTGCGATAATATCGACAAGCGATCTTGCGGAAATGAGGTGGCCAGCGAAGAAGAATACGACGAACTGTTCAACAAAATGGAAGCGGTAGATAGTGAGCGCGTAGAATTCAATAAAAGACGGAAACGCATTAAACTGACGCAAGAGGAGCGGTCATCGATCGAGCGTGAT AGGTCCCAAGATTCGACAAAAACAAGGAACAGGAAGAACAGAAAAGAGATTAAGCAAG ACTGA